A genomic stretch from Aedes albopictus strain Foshan chromosome 2, AalbF5, whole genome shotgun sequence includes:
- the LOC134286609 gene encoding uncharacterized protein LOC134286609, which translates to MLRSVESAYNELLTSTYQVRKLLFADDIKMFRVIATVLDCLALQTDINELLCWCRENGMNVNINKCKVITFSRECSSVIHQYQMGSIQLEGVQSIHDLGVTIDSQLRFNEHVSVTTAKAFSVLRRNATHFTDPYTLKSLFCALVRSILEYAAPIWNPYHAS; encoded by the exons ATGCTCCGCTCGGTTGAGTCGGCGTACAACGAACTGCTCACATCGACCTACCAAGTAC GAAAGCTGTTGTTCGCTGACGATATTAAAATGTTCAGAGTCATTGCCACGGTTCTAGACTGCCTTGCACTTCAGACGGATATTAACGAGCTGTTGTGCTGGTGCCGCGAAAATGGAATGAACGTGAATATCAATAAATGTAAGGTTATAACGTTTAGTCGCGAATGCAGCTCGGTAATCCACCAGTACCAGATGGGTTCCATCCAGTTAGAAGGTGTGCAGTCAATTCACGATCTGGGTGTGACCATTGACAGCCAACTTCGCTTCAACGAGCACGTGTCCGTAACAACTGCGAAAGCATTCTCCGTTCTTCGCCGCAACGCAACGCACTTCACCGACCCGTACACGCTTAAGTCATTGTTCTGTGCCCTGGTGCGTAGCATCTTGGAATATGCAGCTCCGATTTGGAATCCGTATCACGCTTCGTAG